In the Lysinibacillus sp. PLM2 genome, one interval contains:
- the yhcI gene encoding hypothetical protein, protein MQYVKNEWIKIWAQKNAWIMFAIVLLGVAALLGANKYFEIDQSTPELRKEVNNEWIAHYEEVLNSPGIAEEDIQYYNEEILMTEYRIAHDLPAVDATLFQDVVNQLLNFILIIVGIFTMVISASIVSNEFGTGTIKMLLTRPAVRWKILLSKLVASCLYGAAIFVSSIAVGILISFFLFNTDPVTILSVVDGQVIEQTLETNYAQTILLNSASMFMTILFAFMLGTLFSSSTLAVSLSLILLFMGTTITVFLAQYDFAKFIWFANDLTQFLPGTSPIIPDLSLNFAIVVNIVYAIIFLAVSFTYFTRRDVTA, encoded by the coding sequence ATGCAATACGTTAAAAATGAATGGATTAAAATTTGGGCGCAAAAAAATGCATGGATCATGTTTGCCATTGTCCTTTTAGGAGTGGCAGCACTTTTAGGTGCAAACAAATATTTTGAAATTGATCAAAGCACACCAGAACTCCGCAAAGAAGTAAATAATGAATGGATTGCTCATTATGAAGAGGTACTAAACAGTCCAGGAATAGCCGAAGAAGATATTCAATATTACAACGAAGAAATTTTAATGACAGAATATCGTATTGCTCATGATTTACCAGCAGTCGATGCGACTTTGTTTCAAGATGTCGTAAATCAACTGTTAAACTTTATATTAATAATTGTTGGTATTTTTACAATGGTCATTTCTGCCTCTATTGTTTCCAATGAATTTGGAACAGGAACAATTAAAATGTTATTAACACGTCCTGCAGTGCGTTGGAAAATATTATTATCAAAACTTGTTGCTTCTTGTTTGTATGGCGCGGCGATTTTTGTATCGAGCATTGCTGTTGGAATTTTGATTAGCTTTTTCTTATTTAACACAGATCCAGTAACTATACTATCAGTTGTAGATGGGCAAGTGATTGAGCAAACTTTAGAAACAAACTATGCACAAACAATTTTATTAAACTCAGCATCCATGTTTATGACGATTTTATTTGCCTTTATGCTCGGTACATTATTTAGTTCAAGTACATTAGCGGTAAGTTTATCGCTTATCCTTTTGTTTATGGGCACAACGATTACAGTTTTTTTAGCACAATATGATTTTGCAAAATTTATTTGGTTTGCTAATGATTTAACACAATTTTTACCTGGCACTTCACCAATCATTCCAGACCTATCGTTAAA
- the yhcH gene encoding putative ABC transporter ATP-binding protein YhcH yields MTMPIVQIKNLNKTIKGKHIIKSVNLDFYPGQITGFLGPNGAGKTTTIRMMTGLMHPTSGEVIINGKSLQQNFEQAISHVGVIVENPEMYKYMSGYKNLQHFARMHNVPKSRIDEVVEQVGLQNRIHEKVKTYSLGMCQRLGLAQAMLHRPKFLILDEPTNGLDPAGIREFRMYLRRIAEEDNVAIVVSSHLLSEIELMVDRIAVIQNGEIIDIRELKEETVSEYYIEVVQKEQFASFAGDKAKRQNEGFVVTITKEEVPNFVRKMVEAGIDIYTIQPIEKRLEDQFIELTGGGAIDAIR; encoded by the coding sequence ATGACAATGCCAATTGTGCAAATCAAAAACTTAAATAAAACGATTAAAGGAAAACACATTATTAAAAGTGTCAATTTAGACTTTTATCCGGGGCAAATTACCGGTTTCTTAGGGCCAAATGGTGCTGGGAAAACAACGACAATACGTATGATGACCGGTTTAATGCATCCAACGAGCGGTGAAGTAATCATTAATGGAAAGTCACTTCAACAAAACTTCGAGCAAGCAATAAGTCATGTTGGGGTGATTGTTGAAAATCCAGAAATGTATAAATATATGAGCGGCTATAAAAACTTACAGCATTTCGCTCGTATGCATAACGTTCCGAAATCACGTATCGATGAGGTAGTGGAGCAAGTTGGATTACAAAATCGTATTCATGAAAAGGTAAAAACTTATTCCCTAGGGATGTGTCAAAGACTAGGTCTTGCACAGGCAATGCTTCACCGACCTAAGTTTTTAATTTTAGATGAACCAACAAATGGACTCGACCCAGCAGGTATTCGTGAGTTTCGCATGTATTTACGTAGAATCGCTGAGGAAGATAATGTGGCTATAGTCGTATCTAGCCACTTGTTATCAGAAATTGAACTTATGGTTGATCGCATTGCTGTTATTCAAAATGGTGAAATTATTGATATTCGTGAGCTAAAGGAAGAAACAGTCAGCGAATATTACATCGAAGTTGTTCAAAAGGAACAATTTGCATCCTTTGCAGGGGATAAAGCAAAACGACAAAATGAGGGATTTGTAGTAACTATCACAAAAGAGGAAGTACCAAATTTTGTGCGTAAGATGGTAGAAGCAGGTATTGACATATATACAATTCAACCTATTGAAAAACGTTTAGAAGACCAATTTATCGAATTGACAGGTGGAGGTGCAATCGATGCAATACGTTAA
- the yhcG gene encoding putative ABC transporter ATP-binding protein YhcG has translation MEVQQLSFKYKRKTILERLTFSIPKGQIIGLIGENGSGKSTLLKLMAGILTPTSGRIELNGEKVTRRHTNKIAYLPDIDLFYEKLTGEEVFAFYESQFDDFSNEKAKEIASFLQVPINVKLGSLSKGNRARIKLATFLAREVDLYLLDEPFAGLDPLARESLMKAIIKFIDTEHCAVVMSTHEVNEVEPILDQVMLLKDGHLCAMDVVEEIRHERGEDTVNWMKNLYEKRVR, from the coding sequence ATGGAGGTACAGCAACTGTCATTCAAATATAAACGGAAAACAATTTTAGAACGGTTAACATTTTCCATTCCAAAAGGACAAATTATTGGACTAATAGGAGAGAATGGTAGTGGGAAATCGACGCTTTTGAAATTGATGGCTGGTATTTTAACTCCAACGTCAGGGCGAATCGAATTAAATGGTGAAAAAGTAACGCGACGTCACACAAATAAAATAGCTTATCTTCCCGATATCGACCTGTTCTATGAAAAGCTAACAGGTGAAGAAGTATTTGCCTTTTACGAAAGCCAGTTTGATGATTTTTCCAACGAAAAGGCAAAAGAGATTGCTTCTTTTTTACAAGTGCCGATAAACGTAAAGCTTGGTAGTTTATCAAAAGGAAATCGAGCAAGGATCAAACTGGCGACATTTTTAGCACGGGAAGTGGACCTATATCTACTGGATGAACCGTTTGCTGGTCTTGACCCATTAGCGAGAGAAAGTTTAATGAAAGCAATTATTAAATTTATCGATACTGAGCATTGTGCGGTTGTGATGTCAACCCATGAGGTAAACGAAGTAGAACCAATTTTAGATCAAGTCATGTTATTAAAAGACGGCCATCTTTGTGCAATGGATGTCGTCGAAGAGATTCGTCATGAACGCGGCGAGGATACAGTTAATTGGATGAAAAATCTATATGAAAAGCGGGTGCGGTAA
- a CDS encoding GntR family transcriptional regulator has product MTMDFVKDRPIYLQLVETICGDVIKGKLHPGDKLPSVREFALESGVNVNTVQRVYKELEMLELTETKRGQGTFITTENDVIYKIREQMKEQVAMQFVSSIESFGFTVDEIIEVLQKKKGDS; this is encoded by the coding sequence ATGACAATGGATTTCGTAAAAGATCGACCGATTTACTTACAGCTTGTTGAAACAATATGTGGCGATGTCATAAAAGGAAAGCTCCATCCAGGTGATAAGTTACCCTCTGTACGAGAGTTTGCTCTTGAGTCAGGTGTCAATGTTAATACGGTACAGCGAGTATATAAGGAGTTGGAAATGTTGGAATTAACCGAAACGAAACGGGGACAAGGGACATTTATTACGACTGAAAATGACGTCATTTATAAGATACGTGAGCAAATGAAGGAACAAGTGGCAATGCAGTTTGTTTCCTCCATTGAATCTTTTGGTTTTACAGTCGACGAAATTATCGAAGTACTACAAAAGAAGAAAGGGGATAGCTAG
- the yoaT gene encoding hypothetical protein: MRMVKQLVRFGWEQALSCLFPVVIFVSLAITQIIPFPFLPRYDWLLIICVLMQWWMIRSGLETKDELKVITLFHFIGLTLEFFKVHMGSWSYPDEGYSKIWGVPLYSGFMYASVASYLCQAWRRLDVELVKWPPFLLVVPLTAAIYLNFFTHHYWFDIRWWLSGLVIVVFWKSSVTYEVNGTRYRMPIVFSFVLIGFFIWIAENIATYFGAWQYPNQVEAWSLVHLGKVSSWLLLVIVSFLIVAMLKLTKKRQPNLG, from the coding sequence TTGAGAATGGTAAAACAACTTGTCCGATTTGGTTGGGAGCAGGCTTTATCCTGTTTGTTTCCCGTTGTTATTTTTGTCTCTTTAGCAATTACCCAGATTATACCGTTTCCATTCCTTCCACGATATGATTGGTTGCTAATTATATGTGTGTTAATGCAGTGGTGGATGATACGTTCAGGGCTAGAAACGAAGGATGAATTAAAGGTTATTACATTGTTTCACTTTATCGGTCTTACGTTAGAATTTTTTAAAGTGCATATGGGTTCGTGGTCTTATCCTGATGAAGGGTACTCAAAAATTTGGGGTGTGCCTTTGTATAGTGGATTTATGTATGCAAGTGTAGCAAGTTATCTTTGCCAAGCTTGGAGAAGGTTGGATGTTGAACTGGTGAAGTGGCCACCGTTTTTACTAGTCGTTCCTTTAACTGCAGCCATCTATTTAAATTTCTTTACTCATCATTATTGGTTTGATATACGTTGGTGGCTATCTGGACTTGTGATTGTAGTGTTCTGGAAATCGAGTGTTACTTATGAGGTGAATGGCACTCGCTACCGTATGCCTATTGTTTTTTCATTTGTACTCATTGGGTTTTTTATCTGGATAGCAGAAAACATTGCAACCTACTTTGGAGCGTGGCAATATCCAAATCAAGTTGAAGCGTGGAGCCTTGTTCATCTAGGAAAGGTAAGTTCTTGGCTTTTACTCGTGATTGTTAGTTTTCTTATAGTAGCGATGTTAAAGCTAACTAAAAAAAGGCAGCCGAATCTAGGGTAG
- a CDS encoding acyl-CoA synthetase, producing MELDIKLEVDSIGKRARRNTLGDLLERTKDRYPTKVAIRYEEKQLTYKELDEQVNKSANAFHEAGIKKGDMISILSKNSLDFIIVNFALARIGAVMIPLNYMLTVKDIAYILDHAGVTGIIASVEYAPIMDEAARGLDIKYRYLMEVEKNDQKALSHWKLLAQEREGKSSHPLDVDLDDDDLAHVLYTSGTESKPKGVMLTHKSIISEYVSTVVDAKMEPDDVVIHALPLYHSAQLHVFLGPSIYVGSSGVVLSAASPESILKTIEEEKVTSLFCPPTVWIGLLRHPDFNKRDLSSLRKGYYGAAIMPREVIKELSERLPHMKLWNCYGQTEVAPLVTVLQPEDQLRKLGSAGKPILNCQTKIVDENDQEVGPNVVGEIVHRTPHAMKGYLHDSEKTAEAFRNGWFHSGDLGVMDEEGYITVVDRKKDMINTGGVNVSSREVEEVIYEMDGVSEVAVISVPDAYWIEAITAVVVPKAGATITKSAVIDFCKEKLSKFKVPKYIAITNELPKNPSGKILKRELRDLYKNIENE from the coding sequence ATGGAGTTAGATATTAAATTGGAAGTGGATTCCATCGGAAAAAGGGCAAGAAGGAACACTTTAGGAGATCTTTTAGAGCGGACGAAAGATCGATATCCCACAAAAGTAGCGATCCGATATGAAGAAAAACAATTAACCTACAAAGAATTAGATGAACAAGTAAACAAGTCCGCAAATGCATTTCATGAAGCCGGGATTAAAAAAGGTGACATGATTAGTATTCTATCAAAAAATAGTTTAGATTTTATTATTGTTAATTTTGCTTTAGCCCGAATTGGTGCGGTCATGATCCCATTAAATTATATGCTCACAGTGAAAGATATTGCATATATATTAGATCATGCTGGTGTTACAGGAATAATTGCTTCTGTGGAATATGCCCCAATAATGGACGAAGCTGCGAGAGGTCTCGATATTAAATATCGTTATTTAATGGAAGTTGAGAAGAATGATCAGAAAGCGCTTTCTCATTGGAAACTGTTAGCACAAGAAAGAGAAGGGAAGTCCAGTCATCCATTAGATGTGGATTTAGATGATGATGATTTAGCCCATGTGTTGTACACAAGTGGAACGGAATCGAAACCTAAAGGTGTCATGTTAACCCATAAGAGCATTATTAGTGAATATGTCAGTACAGTAGTTGATGCAAAAATGGAACCAGATGATGTGGTTATTCATGCATTACCGCTATATCATAGTGCACAGCTTCATGTCTTTTTAGGTCCAAGTATTTATGTAGGCTCTAGTGGCGTAGTACTAAGTGCAGCATCACCAGAAAGCATTCTAAAAACAATCGAAGAAGAGAAGGTAACTTCTCTTTTCTGCCCTCCAACTGTGTGGATCGGATTATTACGTCATCCAGATTTTAATAAACGTGATCTATCCTCATTAAGAAAAGGATACTACGGTGCAGCCATCATGCCGCGTGAAGTGATTAAAGAATTAAGCGAACGACTACCACATATGAAACTTTGGAATTGCTATGGGCAAACGGAAGTTGCCCCACTCGTCACTGTATTACAGCCTGAAGATCAATTAAGAAAATTAGGATCTGCTGGTAAGCCGATTTTAAATTGCCAAACAAAAATTGTAGATGAAAATGATCAAGAAGTTGGACCGAATGTAGTAGGTGAAATTGTCCATCGAACACCTCATGCGATGAAGGGGTATCTCCATGATTCTGAAAAAACGGCAGAAGCTTTTCGAAATGGTTGGTTCCACAGTGGTGATTTAGGTGTAATGGATGAGGAAGGTTATATTACAGTTGTAGACCGTAAGAAAGATATGATTAATACTGGTGGTGTAAATGTTTCAAGTAGGGAAGTAGAAGAAGTGATCTATGAAATGGATGGCGTATCTGAAGTTGCCGTCATTAGTGTACCGGATGCCTATTGGATTGAAGCCATTACAGCGGTTGTCGTACCAAAAGCAGGAGCAACTATTACAAAATCGGCAGTCATCGATTTTTGTAAAGAAAAACTATCAAAATTTAAAGTACCGAAGTATATTGCCATTACCAATGAATTACCAAAAAATCCAAGCGGCAAAATTTTAAAACGTGAACTACGAGATTTATATAAAAATATTGAAAATGAGTAG
- the iolB gene encoding 5-deoxy-glucuronate isomerase, whose protein sequence is MYKKLDDLIGGYHELTARNDETNMLMDIGIHVLEAGESITLHDSIQEMAILPLVAHVKLSWETESAVVQRQDIFTESPHCLHVCKNVKIKLEAFDRSEVLVQKTTNNVTFSSKLYTPEDCPNEDLGKGVWENTATRTIRTIFDYETAPYSNLVIGEVISHPGRWSSYPPHYHDQPEVYYYRFDKEQGFGCAMVGPDAYRIENNSFITIPGGLDHPQATAPGYSMYFCWMIRHLENNPWKERIYEEEHKWLLTNL, encoded by the coding sequence ATGTATAAAAAATTAGATGATTTAATTGGAGGATATCATGAGCTAACAGCAAGAAACGATGAAACAAATATGCTGATGGATATTGGTATTCATGTACTTGAAGCAGGAGAAAGTATTACACTTCATGATTCAATACAGGAGATGGCCATTCTTCCCTTAGTTGCTCATGTGAAACTATCCTGGGAAACTGAATCTGCGGTTGTCCAGCGACAAGATATTTTTACTGAATCACCTCATTGCTTACATGTTTGTAAAAACGTAAAAATAAAGCTTGAAGCATTTGATAGGAGTGAAGTATTAGTACAAAAAACAACTAATAATGTCACTTTTTCTAGTAAACTTTATACGCCGGAGGATTGTCCAAACGAAGATTTAGGTAAAGGCGTATGGGAAAATACTGCTACCCGCACAATCCGTACAATCTTTGATTATGAAACGGCTCCCTATTCAAATCTAGTCATTGGTGAAGTAATTTCCCATCCAGGTCGTTGGTCTAGCTATCCGCCCCATTATCATGATCAACCAGAAGTGTATTATTATCGCTTTGATAAGGAGCAAGGCTTTGGATGTGCAATGGTAGGTCCAGACGCATATCGTATTGAAAATAATAGTTTTATAACGATACCAGGTGGACTTGATCACCCACAAGCAACGGCACCAGGCTATTCGATGTATTTTTGTTGGATGATTCGTCATTTAGAAAACAATCCTTGGAAAGAACGTATATATGAGGAAGAACATAAATGGTTGCTGACTAACTTATAG
- the fbaA gene encoding fructose-bisphosphate aldolase, translated as MLVTLKESLAYATKHQFGIGAFSVASIEMIQGAVRAAEDLKAPIILQIAEVRLKQSPLHLIGPAMIAAAKQSSVPIVVHLDHGLTEETILQALELGFTSVMYDGSHEQLELNISNSKKIQRLAMQYHASFEAEVGQVGGSEDGSVEIEMLSTSIQDAARFVEEVPVDALAVAYGNAHGVYKGKPKLQFDRLDEIQKKVNVPLVLHGGSGISKEDFQKSIQLGVRKINVATSTFQSVQQSVNQNVPFNDYYALHNQLIQGAYDNVSRHIRMFNSHHQITEGGLQHV; from the coding sequence ATGCTCGTTACTTTAAAGGAAAGCTTGGCATATGCGACAAAGCACCAATTTGGAATAGGCGCCTTTAGCGTCGCTAGTATTGAAATGATTCAAGGTGCAGTACGGGCCGCAGAGGATTTAAAGGCACCGATCATACTTCAAATTGCCGAAGTACGTTTAAAGCAATCACCTCTACATTTAATTGGACCAGCAATGATTGCAGCTGCAAAGCAATCTAGTGTTCCAATCGTTGTGCATTTAGATCATGGATTGACAGAAGAAACGATCTTGCAAGCTCTTGAGCTAGGCTTTACATCTGTTATGTACGACGGCTCTCACGAACAATTAGAGTTGAATATATCAAACTCCAAAAAAATACAGCGTCTTGCAATGCAATATCATGCATCCTTTGAGGCAGAAGTAGGGCAGGTTGGCGGTTCAGAGGATGGCAGTGTAGAAATAGAAATGTTATCTACTTCCATCCAAGATGCAGCTCGATTTGTAGAAGAAGTACCAGTTGATGCTTTAGCAGTAGCCTATGGGAATGCACATGGAGTTTATAAAGGAAAACCAAAACTTCAATTTGATAGGCTAGACGAAATCCAGAAAAAAGTAAACGTACCACTTGTTTTACACGGTGGTTCTGGCATTTCAAAAGAAGATTTTCAAAAAAGTATTCAACTCGGCGTTCGGAAAATTAATGTGGCGACGTCAACCTTCCAATCTGTTCAACAAAGCGTGAACCAGAATGTTCCGTTTAACGATTACTATGCACTTCATAATCAGTTAATCCAAGGTGCTTACGATAACGTCTCACGTCATATCCGTATGTTTAATAGTCACCATCAAATAACGGAGGGGGGATTACAGCATGTATAA
- the iolE gene encoding inosose dehydratase: MLHNHSIKLGIAPIGWTNDDLPELGGHIPFEQCISEMALAGYVGCEVGNKFPRDTKTLHHALALRGLSVAAAWFSAYLTTKPYEETEKAFIAHRDFLHEMGAKHIVISEQGHSIQGDLNTSIFEGKPIFSEKEWNLLVEGLDKLGRLAKEKNMTLVYHHHMGTGVQTEEEINQLMERTNPNTVSLLYDCGHLYFAGENYLRVLQNHSDRIAHIHFKDVRNGVLKNVKEQRLSFLRGIKEGVFTVPGDGSIDFKPIIQLIAQSNYEGWIIVEAEQDPAKANPFEYAKNARQYIREIAGL; encoded by the coding sequence ATGTTACACAATCATTCTATTAAACTTGGGATTGCCCCGATAGGTTGGACAAATGATGATTTGCCTGAGCTTGGAGGTCATATTCCCTTTGAACAATGTATAAGTGAAATGGCATTAGCTGGCTATGTAGGGTGTGAGGTGGGAAATAAATTTCCCCGGGATACAAAGACGCTCCACCATGCTTTGGCGCTACGGGGATTATCCGTTGCAGCAGCGTGGTTTAGTGCATATTTAACAACAAAACCATATGAGGAAACGGAAAAAGCTTTTATTGCCCACCGTGATTTTTTACATGAGATGGGCGCAAAACATATTGTCATTTCAGAACAGGGTCATAGCATTCAAGGAGATTTAAATACCTCTATTTTCGAAGGGAAGCCTATATTTTCTGAGAAAGAGTGGAATTTGTTAGTAGAAGGGTTAGATAAGTTAGGACGGTTGGCAAAAGAAAAAAATATGACGTTAGTTTATCACCACCATATGGGAACGGGTGTCCAAACAGAAGAAGAAATAAATCAGTTAATGGAAAGAACAAACCCAAATACTGTGTCTCTTCTATATGATTGTGGTCATTTGTATTTTGCTGGTGAAAATTATCTTCGCGTTTTACAAAATCATAGTGATCGTATTGCGCATATTCATTTTAAGGATGTACGGAATGGTGTTTTGAAAAACGTGAAGGAGCAAAGACTTAGCTTTCTTCGAGGAATTAAAGAAGGTGTTTTTACTGTGCCAGGTGATGGTAGTATTGATTTTAAACCTATTATTCAACTAATCGCACAGTCAAACTATGAAGGGTGGATTATTGTAGAAGCAGAACAAGATCCAGCAAAAGCTAACCCATTTGAATATGCAAAAAATGCACGACAATATATTCGTGAAATTGCGGGTCTATAG
- the iolD gene encoding 3D-(3,5/4)-trihydroxycyclohexane-1,2-dione hydrolase has translation METIRLTTAQALVKFLNAQYVRCDEEEHPFVDGIFTVFGHGNVLGIGQALAEDRGHLRVYQGRNEQGMAHAAMAYAKQHHRKRIIACTASVGPGSANMVTAAATATANEIPLLLFPGDVFATRQPDPVLQQIEQTYNPTISTNNAFQSVSKYWDRINRPEQLMSAMLNAMRVLTCVESTGAVVISLPQDVQGEAGDYPISFFEKRVHTIERRMPTPEATSQAAQTLKKYKKPLLVIGGGVRYSRAEKSVLDFAKKYNIPITETQAGKGAISANEELNLGGIGVTGNLAANKAAKEADIIIGVGTRFNDFTTGSKSLFADKQVLTINASTYHANKLDAVAIVADAKRGIEALSDALNEYRTANDNIKVLKDEWLTERKRLASSKVSENFVPEIAGHLDEELKDYEKSLNAQLTQTAVVVRLNELLHPTSIITAASGSLPGDLQRLWQTTEPYTYHMEYGYSCMGYEIAAALGVKLAEPEKEVYALVGDGSFLMLHSELVTSLQEKKKINIVLFDNAGFGCINNLQMENGMPSFKTEFRYRDEQLDDTVGDVIAIDYAKVGEGYGLKTFRVTTLDELESAIEEAKKSPISTLIDIKVLPKTMTAGYEAWWHVGVAEVAKSEAIIEVYKEQQRNLQQARKY, from the coding sequence CACCCATTCGTTGATGGTATATTTACCGTTTTTGGTCATGGGAATGTGTTAGGCATAGGTCAGGCATTAGCGGAAGATCGAGGCCATTTACGTGTATACCAAGGAAGAAACGAGCAAGGGATGGCACATGCGGCAATGGCATATGCAAAACAGCATCATCGGAAGAGAATTATTGCCTGCACCGCTTCAGTAGGTCCTGGTTCAGCCAATATGGTCACAGCAGCAGCAACAGCAACAGCCAATGAAATTCCATTACTACTTTTTCCGGGAGACGTCTTTGCAACGAGACAACCAGACCCAGTATTACAGCAAATTGAACAAACGTATAATCCAACAATTTCAACAAATAATGCATTTCAATCTGTATCTAAATATTGGGATCGCATCAATCGTCCTGAACAATTAATGAGTGCAATGTTAAATGCAATGCGTGTTTTAACTTGTGTTGAAAGTACAGGAGCGGTAGTCATATCACTTCCACAGGATGTCCAAGGAGAAGCTGGAGATTATCCAATTAGCTTCTTTGAAAAGCGTGTGCACACAATTGAACGACGGATGCCAACGCCAGAAGCTACTTCGCAAGCAGCACAAACATTAAAAAAATATAAGAAGCCGCTTCTCGTAATTGGCGGGGGCGTAAGGTATTCAAGAGCTGAGAAAAGTGTATTGGACTTTGCGAAAAAATATAATATTCCAATCACTGAAACACAGGCAGGCAAAGGTGCGATTTCAGCAAATGAGGAACTAAACCTTGGGGGAATTGGCGTAACAGGTAATTTAGCCGCAAACAAGGCAGCAAAGGAAGCAGATATTATCATCGGCGTTGGAACACGCTTTAATGATTTTACAACGGGATCTAAAAGTTTATTTGCGGATAAACAGGTTTTAACGATTAATGCATCCACATACCATGCAAATAAGTTAGATGCAGTGGCTATTGTTGCAGATGCAAAACGGGGTATTGAAGCGTTATCTGATGCTCTTAATGAATATCGAACTGCAAATGACAATATTAAAGTTCTAAAAGACGAATGGTTAACTGAACGTAAACGCCTTGCAAGTAGTAAAGTTTCGGAAAATTTTGTACCTGAAATTGCGGGGCACTTAGATGAGGAATTAAAAGATTATGAGAAAAGCTTAAACGCACAGTTAACACAAACAGCTGTTGTCGTTCGTTTAAATGAATTACTTCATCCTACAAGTATTATTACAGCAGCTTCAGGAAGTTTACCTGGAGACTTACAGCGGCTATGGCAAACAACAGAACCTTATACTTACCACATGGAATATGGGTACTCGTGTATGGGATACGAAATAGCAGCAGCTCTTGGCGTAAAGCTAGCAGAGCCTGAAAAGGAAGTATATGCTCTCGTGGGAGATGGAAGCTTCCTCATGCTCCATTCAGAACTTGTTACTAGTTTACAAGAAAAGAAAAAAATTAATATCGTACTCTTTGATAATGCAGGTTTTGGCTGTATTAATAATTTACAAATGGAAAACGGAATGCCTAGCTTCAAAACTGAATTTCGATATCGCGATGAACAATTAGATGATACAGTCGGTGACGTTATAGCGATCGATTATGCCAAAGTAGGAGAAGGCTACGGTTTAAAAACGTTCCGTGTTACAACATTAGATGAATTAGAGTCTGCTATCGAAGAGGCTAAAAAGTCTCCAATTAGTACATTAATCGATATTAAAGTGTTACCGAAAACAATGACAGCTGGCTATGAAGCATGGTGGCATGTCGGTGTGGCGGAAGTAGCAAAAAGTGAGGCAATCATAGAGGTATATAAAGAACAACAAAGAAATTTACAACAAGCTCGAAAATATTAG